GAAGGCCAAGGCAGGTGACAGTGACAGGGAGAAAGAGGGGCTTTCAGGGTCAGAGCCTCCACCACAAGGAGGGGCTGACAGCCACAGTGCAAACAAGTGACTTGGGCAAACtcagaaaaggcagagaagtCTGGAAGCTAGAGCTTCCTGGTGCCTTCCTCCGCTTTGAGAGTGAGCTGCTACACTCCTGCCTGTGCTTTGGCATACAAATAACAGCCATGAATGCAGAAAAAGCAAGGTGCAAATCCCTCTCTGACAGGGTGAAGAGATTTATATATCTGAAAACATGGCAAGTGCTCTGAAATAACCCACTACACCATGTGTGACTAACCAGCAGGGAAGCAAGGATCCTTCACTTCATTCTCTGGATGCATCTGGCTGCTGTTGTTCTTTTCCAGCAAACCATAGCAAGTTCATTCTCAGGTCCTCCTTGTGCCTTTGCTGCCACCCTCACTCATACACTGAAACCATGGTCCAGTTCCTGCTGCGTTTTGTGACCTCTATAAATCTTGGTTGTCCTGGCCATTAGCTCAGTGTAAAATATggaataataaatatttattcacaTACTTCCTAGCTACCAACCTGAATCCCAGTCTTACACCACCCTCTTGAAATTGTACTAGTTTGGTTGTCAGGGGTGGCTGATAATGCTGTCTTTTTGAGCTCTAAAGAGTTAATAGGAGCAGTTTCTTTCCATTTGCATTCCTAACTTGCTTTATCAGGTCCTTTTGATACTCCCACCTCAGCTTGGGAGGAGTTTACTTTTCTGGGGTCTTCCTATTTGCAGGGACCATACACCACTCAAGTCACCAAGCCAGGCACCACTCTTCAGAGTTACTTTTCAACATACTCCACAGGAGGAGAAGACAGTCCTGCCTTCCCCCAGTAGTCAATGGCACGTACTTTGTAAAAGCCGGAGACTGAGCTTCCTGCAAATGAAAAGGTTAGAAATGGTCACTGTGAAAGACAGACACCTGTGGTTTTTGGGGAGTGGGGAGCAAGCACTAATCCTATAAATGTAGGTTTGTGGAATGGGCTGGGGAAGTGGTGAAATCAGTTCTGCATCTTATGGAAGTGTGTCTCTGCCTGTCAAACTAAAAATTACTAATAATTCCTCATGGTGAAGTACTGGTTCTTTATTGCACCAATGATATCCTCTCTCCTCATTAAGATTTTCAAGTACAACAGACTCTTTGGAAGAAGTCTATGACATCTTCTGCAACCCACAACtagtaatttcattttttcttactTGCTTTTCTGCCTGTTCCTTTGAAACAGATCATGTGGGTACAGGATCAACAAAGACACAGAACAAGAAGTATGCAGACTGACTGAAAATCTCTATCAACCCACTCAGGAAGCAGCATCACTTGCTTCAAAGGTATGTAAGTTGTTCTGTGGCTTTGCTGGTTTTCACCCTTGATCTAGTTCAAAGAACACAGATTTCATGAGCAGAGTCTTTAACCTCACAAGCAATAtaaatgtttgggtttcttcTCATCTATTTACTTGATTCTTATGTGTgctttagtatttttttcctaaaagaaaaagaatgctAGAAATAATAAGTGAGAAGGAAATACTTAGCAATACAGGCCACTCAaatgtgagatttttttcaagctatcatctttttttgtctttgaaacAAGCAATTAAATCTGGTAGGTTCCTCAGACATGCAGCACTAGATGATAATGAAACCTAATTTCAGAGATTTGCCTTAGCCATAATGTAAAATTTTTGCATGCCTGTGGAGCCTTTATATATAATAAAGGTCTGAACTTTATTACGCACCACTCTTGATTCTAAGTCTTTCTCCTGTCAAGACAATTTTGTGTTTCTGGCAAAAACCTTTCTGAGTTGCTCTTCATTGCTACCACTTTGAGGCAACATCTGTCTGTGTCTCATACAGGTCCAATCAGTGCATATTGGTAATACTTGCTGCAGTCACAATGGGGATTAGACCACATTTCGTTAAAAAAATCCAgaccaaaatgaaaaacaacaataaatctCAAAGAAAACATTACTAGCTTCTGTCAGTGTTTTTCATCTTGGTATGTTTCTATTACATCTGTGCCCTACTTGTGGAGAACTGACCACAGGCTCTAGGAGAAGCTTTGCCTGTTGACAAAGATGAAGTTTAGATGCCCTGTAAAGTGAAACATTTAAACTCTGCCTCTCAGGAAACTTGCCAGGCTTTCAGCTGGGTGACGTTGGTTTCTGTGACAAGGAATTCACTCAGGGCATTATTACTGATAATGTCCTTGTGATTATTTGCCAATTGGTGCTTGTCCTTGAGAACAAGAACTTGCACTGAGAATGTGGTCCTATACACAGGGATACATTCATACGCCGTGTATGTCACTAGCAAGCTATGTGGCTTCAGCCATTGCTACTAAATGATGTTTCATGAGCTCGTGAGTGGCACTGTTCACTTAACAGATTAAATAATATGCATATTTTTGCCTTACCTGGACTGTAGACCCAGAGAGTGAATACAGTGTTTTTAGCATTAATCCGCTGATAGGTTTTTCCATCTGGTGAGAACTCCACTTCAAATGTTTTTATACACCTAGAAAATAAAACTGGGTGGCTCAATAAACATAACCAATAATGTAGTGAGCTATCAAATTCTAATCTCAGGGCCAtttcaacaaaaaaaagacaaaaaaataggAAACATTCCATTGATTCATTCCTACCAAATGTGGGATGGCATGAATTGTCAAGAACAACAGCCCCAGGAGTCCAGTGAAGAACACAAAGACTAAGTTGCTGTATCACAAGCAGTGCCCTTTACTCAAAAAACAGCTTTATCACAGCTGAAAAGTCTAGGGAGACTATCTTAAAAAGGAGCTACATCAGTGCTTCCTGAGAGAGTCTGCATGTAAAGTGGATTGCCTCTGAGAGTTACCTACAGACTATTTCCAGTCTTGTACAGCTTGTATGAGCAAGGAACTGGAAGCATTCTTTTCCAGCTCACATCCCCTACAGGGGTGTACAGGATCCCACCCAGGCACCTTCTATTAATGTAACTTTTATCAAGAATTTTCCTGTCTTCTATAATGAAGGTAAGTCCCTAAAAAATGCCATTGAATGCTGGTGAGAAACAGGTAGATTCCCTTCCTCAGAAATCATATTAGCCAAGGTTGCTCTCTAGAGTTACTGCAGCTCATTTTGTCATACAAATGCACTGTAGCATCTCTCAAAGAGCAAGAAGTCATTAATTAATTTGTGAACTCGTTTCACCTCGTAGGACTTGTGGCAACTTCAGGAGTAATATGCTGGTAACTCAGTTATATTCATCTCATTTTAAAAGCTACTTACTTTGTATTTACAGTGCTATCATCCCACAACACAATGACCTGCCCCTTTGTGAGAGACATCAAACGAACACCAGTCACCTGTCCAAAAATATATGGCCATGTAAGAAAACTacacaaaccaaacagccaTGTCAGATTCCTGTGCTCATATTTTCTTACTAACTATTTGATTTGATTCTTTCCATTGAGACCAGGATCAAAATAAAATTCCTGGCTCTATGGATTTGTAGTCTACGTCTCTAACCTGTCAGCCTTGCAGAGGACCATCAGAGCTCTGGGCACTATTATGAACGTGGGTGTTACAGAGTGAGAAGATATAAATGTCTATTCTATGATAGTCATGATTCTATTTTAAATTTAGCTATCAATTACAAACTGAAGAGATGGTATCATCCCTGATAGCTCATGATGTGATTTTAAAGAAGACACTGCATTTTCCAGTACTGCATTATTATTTTCCCACCAAGGATATACTCTATCATGAGTTATGCCTTGGAGAGTCTTCTcatgaaaggaaagaagaactgTTCATTTACTAAGTCTTACTTCACAAAAAATAAGGCCAGAATGCTAGTCCAGGTCTTAATAAGACTTAAAGTAGGAAGTAGCTTGTAATTTGGTCATGGCTAGATACTTCATCCAGACTGGAAAATGGTTCTTACAGTCTTAATAGAATACAGCAGAATACAACACATACTTGATCAGGAACAGATCTTGGTCTTGCACAGATGTGGATAAGAAAGACTGAAGGAATGGGAAAGTCTTGCTTCAGTGTCAGGATACCACCCTCAGGAAATGGGAATGGCCCTGTTGTGATTGGGTCCTATGAAACCAAAGAGAAGTGTTGAGAATAAcctttcatttcttcatttccaGGCTGTCACATCAGTGCAAAGTGATTGTGTATTTACTTTGGGACTATACATTTCCAATAGAGTTGGTGCTGATAAGTGGCTTACAGTCATCAAAGTTCTTCAAGATGGGAGACTTTTCTATCTCAACTGTTTTCCATCTCTTCAGGAAACAGAGAGTTTGTCTGTCTCACAATGCAGGTTGATGACAAATGCCCTTTAGCCACAATCTGTCAGTCACCTCCCATGGATACCTTTCAGGTTTGAGGTCCTTATAAAAACCACACCACTCTTTCTTAGCTATGGCTTCTCAGTGTGCCACAATAGCTATTGCTAACTACAATGGCCACTCAGTTGGTCTCTGAGGATGAAGTTTTGTGAGATGGCCAAGAGTATCTAACACCTTGTTGCTGCCTGTTGAAGCAAGATCTGATGGCTCCTATAGTATCCCACAGGACTTAGCAAGTGACTGGGAAGAGAAAACATAGTACTATGATAAAGTCAGAAGGCCTTGTCTATGGGCCCTGAGGGAGATAAAAATGTCCTCCTTTATTTTAACCTGTGAGTCTGAATGTGTATGGAAACTACAGGAGAGGAAGCTAAACTGACAGGTGGTTGGCATATTCTCACATAACACTGAGTAATCTGGGCATGGCTTTCCTCAGTAGGAAGGAGTCCTCAGAGAGGACTTACTCCTCAGTCCCCTTTGTGCATTCAAAATAAGTGAAACTGCAGGTCTTCCTATGAGCACTCAAGAGATGACAAGTATCTTCTGAACTCTCACTGAGTATATTGCACCTCAGGGAGTTGTTTTCTGTTATTGCAAGAGGTTAATTTCAATTCTCTAGTGCAGCAATTTGGCCATTCTGTAATACATACAGAATCATGGGACTTCATTGGTGTGACAAAACAGAAAAGGTCTCAAAGCTCACTGGAGTTTCAGATACAATTTGGAACTTGTTCTGGAGCGACTCTGTCTCATTAGTTGAGGGTAGGCCAGTAGCAAAGAAGCTGGTAATCTACACCTAGTCTCTTGTAAATGCAAAACTACCTGTTGTGTAGCAGCTACATTTCTCTGTGTGACTGCAGGTGCATTTTCGTATGTATACAAGTTATGCATGACTGTGGGTTAAGGACATTTTGACTACCTGAGCCAATTCCTTGTCTCTTGAGCTGTATTTAACCAATTCACAAACACTGTACCCAAAGAACACCTCAAACAAACACATGGTCATACCTCAGCATCCCTTATTTGCTGGAACTGTTCTGGGGAAGGAAAGTCAGGGCTTCCTATCTTTCTCCACTTCAGGTAGGGATTGGTTTGGTTGTTATCCAGGTAATATGTGACATACACCATCTCTTTAGgaacagaaatggaagaaagtAAACTCTACTTGGATTTAAATATTAACAACAATAAATTTAGCAGAGGGTGTTTAAGTCTACCTTCCCAAAAGCCTTTTCAGTACTTGGATGCCTGGCTTCCACTGGAAACTCATGAGTTCACATTTCAAACTATTACTTCTGTAACCAGAACTGAAACCCTCTCACTTTTGCCCAGACGCTACACACATTTGTTGGACAACAGCCATCAAGTGTGTAATCAGGTGGTCATGTTAGCTGTCTTGGAGTCATCCTAGTAAGGGAATTGTTGCCTGGCAATATCCAGCCAAAGACAAAAAGATTAATAGTTTTACAGAAAGGTAGCACTTGCAGCTGCCATTAAAGCCAAGGTCAAACTGCAGGCATTTTAGGAAGGAATCTTTCCCAGAAGAGCACCACCATATCTTAGAAAATCTGGAAGTGCCCAAAAGATGAGCAAGAAAGTTTGTAAATGAAACTCATTCTTGCAACAAAAGATAAATCAGCAGAAGTGTTTCAGCATATATTCTGTCCTAAAGATTCATTATGTGAGGTGCCTGCATGATGTTTGTTTACCTCTGAGTTTGGGGAAGTGGGTGGCATTCACTGTGACAATGCTGATATTGGATGAAGTCCTGTTATCATCACTTGAATACATCAGTAGGGTAGCTTGCCAACTGTCTGAGGGCTGCATCTCATCTGGGGTGTGCACAGATGCCAGAACACCAATTGTGCTGTTTTGAGTGCTTTCACCTTCACTGCTGTTCACTTCTGCAAAAATCTGCTTTTCCCCTGAAAAAAATGTGACAACTCTGTAAGCATCACTGTCAGTCAGTCTTTTATCAGCTTCCGATACAAGAAGGATCAAAATTTGGGGACCTACAGGTTGAGCTATATTCTTATTTTGCCAGGTGTAGCACTCAGCCTGACCTCATTTACAACAGCAGATGCACATTTACACAGAGCATGCACATACTAAAGCAGTTCTTATGCTTAGCAGTTCAGCCAGTGACATCTAAGCATGTAACAGTGAATTAGTATCTTACTTCAGCATGCTGCACGGGCCTTTCAACTGTGGAGATTTCTTAAAGATATTTGAAGCCTGATACAATGGCTCAAGAGCAAAGTACCagtcaacaaaaaaaaaagagtggttGGCATACAAAAGATATAATAAAGCATTAAACTAAATCAAATGGTTAAAAGACTGTCAAGAACATCCTGAGCTATTAATTTCTCAGAGGCAATGAAGTTTCATTTTCTTAATATAACCAGCAATCAGAGAGTAGGAGAAATCCTTTTATCAGTAGTGAGATGGCTGCAACAATCTCTATCAGGCAGGAAGCTTCTAAGCAGAAGAGGTTATTGATGTGCTCTTTCACCAATGATTACTATACCTAGCAGTGCCAGCAACCCCATGACAGTCAGCACTGGTTTCCGCACCATCTGGACATGAGGTGGCCTTGTATTGTTCATCTGAAAACGAGCTGTCAGAGTCCGCTGCGTGAAGTAATGAGGGTAATAGCTCAAGAAGGCATTGTCATTACTCAGCAGTGTGTAGTTGATGGTGTTGTTGGCTTTGGAAATCAGCAGGTTTTGATGCTGTGCAATTACCTGCAAAGTCACAGAGGAGATAGAACTTCACCCTGGAGAAAATCCAACAAACACACAGTGTCTGTATCATTGTTTAGATCTTTACAGCATATTGAAAAGGGATACCACTCtgccattaagaaaaaaaaatagtttgaagAACTTTTGAAGAGTTATCTTCCTGATAACTCTTGGAGAAAATATTCCTTATGTGATACACTGACCACTAGAAAATTTCCACATGGTTTTGCCCACTAAAAGTCTCTGAAATAACTATTACTAGtactctgaaaaaaattattcatgCATTTCCATGGCTACTGCATGACAAATCATATTCCTCTGTTTTGAAAGTTACACCAGGAATCTGGATTTACCATCAGAATTAAAACAAAGTGGTTCTCAGTACTGCAGACTTTGGGCGCTGGTCCTTAATGCTGCTCCTCAATCAGTCATTTTACACACTTGGTGCTAACAAGGAATTAGTTCCCTCAGTATTTCACTGGTTGCTGTACTGCTTTCCTGCAAAATGTTAGCTCCCCCAAGCTCTCTATACAACAGATTGTACCTAAGAAGAGAATCAAACAGAAGGCTGACAGAGGAGGCCCTGAGAACAGACAGGCAGGAACCTGGACTTCTCATTACAAAAACATGGCAAGACCTTTAGGGCAATGAAGTGCATCTACACTAATGCACACATTGTGGGAAACAAacaagaggtggtggaagccgtTGTCTGTAAGGAAAATTATGATCTAGTGGCCaccacagaaatgtggtgggatgtCTGACACAGCTAGAGTGCCACAACCAGTGGCTGCAAACCCTTCTTAAGGAAtaggcaaggaagaagaggtgatGGCATGGCCCTGTATGTGAGGGAGTATTTTGATTGTCTTGAGTTTAATGACGGTGACAGTAGAGTCGAGTGTTTATGGATAAGAGTCATGGGGAAGGCCAAGAAGGCAGATATCCTGGTGgcagtctgttatagaccagcCAACCAGCATGAAGAGACAAATAAAATATGCTTTAGCCATCTGGCAGTAGTCTCATGATTGCTGGCCCTTCTTCTTGTGGGGACTTCAACTTCCCTGATGTCTTTTGTAAACAGGACACATCAGAGAGGGAGCAGTCACAGAGcttcctggagtgtgtggaggaAAACTTCCTGATACAGCTGCTTGCAGAGGCAACTAGGGAAGGCACCTTGTTGGACCTGCTGTTCGTGCATAGACaaggacttgtgggtgatgTAGTGACTGGGGCTGTCTTGGGAGCAGCAGTCTGTTGTTGGTGAAGTAAAGAGGGGAGTCAGCAAAACTGGCACCTAGGACTCCCAGTGGGCAGATTTTGGTCTGTTTCAGAGGCTGGTGGACAGAGTCCCTTGCGAGGCAGTCCAGAAGGGCCAGGAGTCCAGGAGGCTGGACACTGTTCAACAGGGaactcttaaaggcacaggaataGGCCATTCCCATGTGCCAAAACACAAGTCATCAGAGAAGAAGGCCAGCCTGCGTGAATAGAgagattttgctgctgcttaggGAGAACAGGAGAGTTTGTGGTCACTGGAAGAAGAGCTAGGCCACTCAGGAGCTGTGCAAGGTTGTCATGTgactatgcagggagaaaatcagAAGGGCTGAAGcccaaatgaaaattaatttggcttcagctgttaaGAAGAACAGGAAATCCTTCTGCAAATGTATTAGCAACAAATGGAGGACTAAAGAGAATCTCTGTCCATTGCTGGATACAGTGGGGAACAGAGTGTTCAAGAATGAGGAAAAGGTTGAGGTtctcaataccttctttgcttcagtctttaacAGTGAGACCAATTGTTTGTTGGATACTTAGctccctgagctggaagacagggatAGGGAACAGAATGAAGCCCCCATAATCCAAAGGGAGATGTCTGGTGACTACTTAGACATACATGAGATAATGGGGCTGGATTGACTAATTCTACTTTTGCAACTGCATTAACCCACCAGGAGACCCTGCTGTGATAAAACTGTTAATGAACTGAGTTACCTTTACAACCATAGCGGCATAGGTCACATCAGCTCGCCACAGCTGTGGAAGGGACCATCCAACCATTGGATCTGCTTCATCATTGTATACAGCTACAGAGGCAAAATTTGGAAACAGCTTCTGAATTTGTTCAACCACTTCGACTTCTTGTTGCAAGATGTAGAGAGaactcccacctccctgcaacAATATTTCATATCTGTTTAATGGAGCAAATAGTAGTTAACACACGAGCAGAACATACAGACAAAACGAGATTCTGAAATGGGTCCCTGAAGTCCCTGAGGAACTGTGGGACAGACAGTATCAGTGTTTTATATAATGTATTACAGCATGTGCTGTTTGCATGACCTCCTCCTAGAATATAAAATGGAAAAGAGGTAAAAGAGTTGCTTCCTCCTAGGAATTAGGCAAAGGCAAATTTGCTTCAACTTGAAGTCTTGTAACTGTGAACatctttaaagttttatttgaaGCAGCAGCTATGCCACCTGCTAATGGCTGGACACTAATCTAGAAATCAACTTCATAAAGCAGAATAAAATGCAAGTTGCATTGAACTGACTAAAAAAATAGCCTTAAACTGAAGTCCTGGACTGACCTTCTTATGGAGAGAGATGTAGTCCAGCCTTACACCAgtctcccctgtgaagaaatTGGTTCCATTGTAGCAATGACACAGAAG
The sequence above is drawn from the Indicator indicator isolate 239-I01 chromosome Z, UM_Iind_1.1, whole genome shotgun sequence genome and encodes:
- the IDUA gene encoding alpha-L-iduronidase, with the protein product MGNPSGYFLDFEDKEQVVKWRNFITILASRYIDRYGLEHVAKWNFETWNEPDHHDFDNVSMTVKGFLNYYDACAEGLRAASPLLKFGGPGDSFHPLPKSPICWSLLCHCYNGTNFFTGETGVRLDYISLHKKGGGSSLYILQQEVEVVEQIQKLFPNFASVAVYNDEADPMVGWSLPQLWRADVTYAAMVVKVIAQHQNLLISKANNTINYTLLSNDNAFLSYYPHYFTQRTLTARFQMNNTRPPHVQMVRKPVLTVMGLLALLGEKQIFAEVNSSEGESTQNSTIGVLASVHTPDEMQPSDSWQATLLMYSSDDNRTSSNISIVTVNATHFPKLREMVYVTYYLDNNQTNPYLKWRKIGSPDFPSPEQFQQIRDAEDPITTGPFPFPEGGILTLKQDFPIPSVFLIHICARPRSVPDQVTGVRLMSLTKGQVIVLWDDSTVNTKCIKTFEVEFSPDGKTYQRINAKNTVFTLWVYSPGSSVSGFYKVRAIDYWGKAGLSSPPVEYVEK